One Blastocatellia bacterium DNA window includes the following coding sequences:
- a CDS encoding AAA family ATPase, whose product MIESVEFKNYKALQDTKLPLSPFTLIIGPNGSGKTTALKAIQSAAKRVTMWYSRLVSFGHEKDLEGVKVKINWSENIQTEVIWRNNSNCSSFDKFF is encoded by the coding sequence ATGATTGAATCCGTAGAGTTTAAGAATTACAAAGCATTACAAGATACAAAACTACCTCTTAGCCCATTTACACTTATCATCGGGCCAAATGGTAGCGGAAAAACAACCGCGCTTAAAGCTATTCAATCAGCAGCGAAACGAGTAACTATGTGGTATTCAAGACTTGTTAGCTTTGGACATGAAAAAGACCTTGAAGGTGTGAAAGTAAAGATAAATTGGTCAGAAAACATCCAAACAGAAGTCATTTGGAGAAACAATTCTAACTGTTCCTCCTTCGACAAGTTTTTCTAA